In the genome of Mycobacterium kansasii ATCC 12478, one region contains:
- a CDS encoding bifunctional 2-methylcitrate synthase/citrate synthase codes for MSAIEDKPRIFKGLAGVVVDTTSISEVVPETNSLTYRGYPVQDLAAHCSFEQVAYLLWHGELPTGRQLTEFTQQERAARGLDRSMLSQLAKLPGTCHPMDVVRTSISCLGADDIEEDDSSGRANYAKALRMFAVLPTIVAADMRRRRGLPPIAPDSKANYVQNFLHMCFGDVPEQVVVDAFERSMVLYAEHGFNASTFAARVVTSTGSDIYSAVTAAAGALKGPLHGGANEAVMRDMLEIGSVTRASRWLTDKLARNQKVMGFGHRVYKNGDSRVPAMKQALMRVAAARDGQRWLDIYHVLERDMLAATGIKPNLDFPTGPAYHLMGFDIGCFTPIFVMSRITGWTAHVMEQTTSNALIRPLSAYVGPPQRPLTTTVG; via the coding sequence ATGAGCGCCATCGAAGACAAGCCCCGCATCTTCAAGGGTCTGGCCGGGGTGGTCGTCGACACCACGTCGATCTCCGAGGTGGTGCCGGAGACCAATTCGCTGACCTACCGCGGTTACCCGGTTCAGGACCTCGCCGCGCACTGCAGCTTTGAGCAGGTCGCTTACCTGCTGTGGCACGGTGAATTGCCCACCGGTCGGCAGCTGACGGAATTCACCCAACAGGAACGCGCTGCCCGCGGGCTCGACCGATCCATGCTGTCGCAGTTGGCGAAACTGCCCGGTACCTGCCACCCGATGGACGTGGTACGCACCTCGATCAGCTGCCTGGGAGCCGACGACATCGAGGAGGACGACAGCAGCGGGCGGGCGAACTACGCCAAGGCACTGCGCATGTTCGCGGTTCTGCCCACGATCGTCGCCGCCGACATGCGCCGCCGGCGTGGTTTGCCGCCCATCGCCCCGGACAGCAAGGCGAACTACGTGCAGAACTTCCTGCACATGTGCTTCGGCGACGTACCCGAGCAAGTGGTCGTGGACGCCTTCGAGCGGTCGATGGTCCTCTACGCCGAACACGGCTTCAACGCCTCCACCTTCGCAGCGCGGGTGGTCACCTCCACTGGCTCCGACATCTACAGTGCGGTCACGGCGGCCGCCGGTGCGCTCAAGGGTCCGCTGCACGGTGGCGCCAACGAGGCGGTGATGCGTGACATGCTTGAAATAGGCTCTGTCACAAGGGCATCCAGATGGTTGACCGACAAACTGGCCCGCAACCAGAAGGTCATGGGATTCGGTCACCGGGTGTACAAGAACGGTGACTCACGGGTGCCGGCCATGAAGCAGGCCCTGATGCGGGTGGCCGCGGCCCGAGATGGTCAGCGATGGCTCGACATCTACCACGTCCTGGAGCGGGACATGTTGGCCGCGACTGGGATCAAGCCGAATCTGGACTTTCCCACCGGTCCCGCATATCACCTGATGGGCTTCGATATCGGTTGCTTCACCCCGATTTTCGTGATGAGCCGGATCACCGGATGGACCGCCCACGTCATGGAGCAGACCACCTCCAACGCGTTGATCCGGCCGCTGAGCGCATACGTCGGGCCGCCGCAACGCCCGCTCACGACGACGGTCGGGTAG
- a CDS encoding nuclear transport factor 2 family protein: MSVALLREMFDRVVVAKDADLFEHYYDPDFVMYSDGLSQSFAEFRDSHRNVYATDISYAVEYDEQAWVAAADKVAGRLWITTSRPGERPTRIEVVLIAAYRDGRIHRIWETTWPSWRNVAALEDY; the protein is encoded by the coding sequence GTGTCGGTGGCGTTGCTTCGCGAGATGTTCGACCGTGTGGTCGTGGCCAAGGACGCTGATCTCTTCGAGCACTACTACGACCCCGACTTTGTGATGTACTCCGACGGGCTGAGTCAGAGTTTTGCCGAATTCCGCGACAGCCACCGCAATGTCTATGCCACCGACATCAGCTACGCGGTCGAGTACGACGAGCAGGCGTGGGTGGCGGCCGCCGACAAGGTCGCCGGACGGTTGTGGATTACCACGTCTCGCCCCGGTGAGCGGCCGACCCGCATCGAAGTTGTGCTCATCGCGGCGTACCGCGACGGTCGAATCCATCGAATCTGGGAGACGACCTGGCCGAGTTGGCGTAACGTGGCGGCGCTGGAAGACTATTGA
- a CDS encoding DUF2652 domain-containing protein: MAVRRAVLLIADIGGYTHYMTWNRMHLVHAQQTVAELLEAVIDAGKGLKLAKLEGDAAFFWAPGGNPKVVVCERITTMRQAFLARRERLKKDIACDCKSCSQLGNLSLKFVTHEGDVAEQKVKRRVELAGFDVILVHRMLKNLVPVPEYVLMTDVVAACLDESMRKLSIALTHDFEGIGQTATYYIDLATSEVRPVVLERGFFGRLSAKLGFGAKALPFMLGAKEPCAQFHNIDRGAQELPA; this comes from the coding sequence ATGGCCGTTAGGCGCGCCGTGTTGCTTATTGCCGATATCGGCGGATACACGCACTACATGACGTGGAACCGCATGCACCTGGTCCACGCGCAGCAGACGGTGGCAGAGTTGCTCGAAGCGGTGATCGACGCCGGCAAAGGTCTCAAGCTGGCCAAGCTGGAGGGCGATGCCGCGTTTTTCTGGGCTCCCGGTGGCAACCCCAAAGTCGTTGTGTGCGAGCGGATAACGACCATGCGACAAGCCTTCCTGGCGCGGCGGGAAAGGTTGAAGAAAGACATTGCCTGCGACTGCAAGAGCTGCTCGCAACTGGGCAATCTATCGCTCAAGTTCGTCACTCACGAAGGCGACGTCGCCGAGCAGAAGGTTAAGCGGCGGGTCGAACTCGCCGGCTTCGACGTCATTCTCGTGCACCGGATGCTGAAGAACCTGGTGCCGGTGCCGGAGTACGTGCTGATGACCGACGTGGTGGCCGCTTGCCTCGATGAGTCGATGCGGAAGCTCTCGATTGCGTTGACCCACGATTTCGAGGGCATCGGCCAAACGGCGACTTACTATATCGATCTCGCCACGTCCGAGGTGCGGCCCGTGGTGCTGGAACGCGGCTTCTTCGGCCGGCTTTCGGCCAAGCTGGGATTCGGGGCGAAGGCGTTGCCCTTCATGCTGGGGGCAAAAGAGCCCTGCGCGCAGTTCCACAACATTGATCGCGGCGCGCAAGAGCTGCCCGCCTGA
- a CDS encoding DUF5994 family protein, protein MNGAVGGRRLASPVRVALAVELGAPLDGAWWPHTASIARELPELVDALRTRLGKITAITVNWSSLESSPDLDALNRPGVGDRGERARVVARQRLMTITGSLASANLLVIPCRTSAALAKMVLRRCAGLPAMGEERDTQEFQTCGDILRAARAESAQCGRPVGDDAAAHTAPADMQS, encoded by the coding sequence ATGAACGGAGCAGTGGGCGGGCGGCGCCTGGCCAGCCCGGTGCGGGTCGCCTTGGCGGTGGAGCTGGGTGCGCCGCTTGACGGGGCGTGGTGGCCGCATACGGCCTCGATTGCGCGCGAGCTTCCCGAGCTGGTTGATGCCCTACGCACGCGGTTGGGCAAGATCACCGCCATCACCGTCAACTGGTCCTCGCTGGAAAGTTCGCCAGATCTCGATGCGCTGAACCGCCCCGGGGTAGGTGACAGGGGTGAGCGCGCCCGGGTTGTCGCACGCCAGCGACTGATGACGATCACCGGCAGCCTGGCCTCGGCGAATCTGTTGGTGATACCGTGCCGCACGTCGGCGGCTCTGGCCAAGATGGTGTTGCGCAGATGTGCGGGGCTTCCCGCCATGGGTGAGGAGCGGGACACCCAGGAATTCCAGACCTGCGGCGACATCCTGCGTGCCGCTCGGGCCGAAAGCGCACAATGCGGTCGACCTGTCGGGGACGATGCGGCCGCGCACACCGCCCCGGCCGATATGCAGTCATGA
- a CDS encoding MMPL family transporter, whose protein sequence is MLHRIARLAIAAPGRVVAVAVLVMIATAIFGVPAIKKLSAGGGLDPGAESSHVAALLAQKFGQGDMGMLITVTADGGAQGPQASAVGTDLVERLKNSSDVRGVRSAWTESPAAARSLISKDGKTGLIVVAISGGETNAQKTAKQLSEELVHDRDGVRVRAGGEATVYWQVNTQTQNDLLLMESVALPLSFLVLVWVFGGVFAAALPVAVGGFAILGSLASLRAISLFTNVSIFALNLTVAMGMALAIDYTLLILSRFRDELAERQTRDAALIRAMTTAGRTVVFSAMTVALSMATLVLFPQYFLKSFGYAGVAVVAFAAAAAIVVTPAAIVLLDGRLDSLDVRPLLRRILWGVPRQPASFQQWSWYRWTKSVMRHAVPIGIAITALLLLLGSPFHRARWGFADDRILPASASARQVGDQLRNDFAGSGIPDISVVLPEATGVSPADLDAYAAALSRVPDVSSVTSPGGTFVHGILAGSPAAPSGIKDRSAFVTVGSTAPLYSAASAVQLDRLHAVPTPAGRLVQLGGVAQSNRDSVHAIATRLPMVLTFIVLITVVLVFLLTGSAVLPVKAVLMNMLSLTAAFGALVWVFQEGHLGGLGTTATGTIGVQLPVLLFCIAFGLSMDYEVFLISRIREYWLASDHGPGANDESVALGVAHTGRVITAAALIMVIAFAALMAAQVSFMRLFGFGLTAAVLVDATLVRMLLVPAFMQVLGRLNWWAPEPLARVHARFGLSERAGHQPGAEKPTGTVH, encoded by the coding sequence GTGCTGCACCGAATAGCTCGACTTGCCATCGCCGCCCCGGGCCGGGTCGTTGCCGTGGCGGTGTTGGTCATGATCGCTACCGCGATCTTCGGCGTCCCGGCGATCAAGAAGCTGTCGGCCGGCGGCGGACTCGATCCGGGCGCCGAATCGTCGCATGTCGCCGCGCTACTCGCGCAGAAGTTCGGTCAAGGCGATATGGGCATGCTGATCACGGTGACCGCCGACGGCGGGGCGCAAGGACCGCAAGCCAGCGCGGTCGGTACCGATCTCGTTGAGCGGCTGAAGAATTCGTCGGATGTCCGGGGGGTGCGATCGGCATGGACCGAATCGCCCGCCGCGGCGCGCTCGCTGATCAGCAAGGACGGCAAAACCGGACTGATCGTCGTCGCCATCTCCGGTGGTGAGACCAATGCCCAGAAAACCGCCAAGCAGCTCTCCGAAGAACTCGTGCACGACCGCGACGGCGTCCGGGTGCGGGCCGGTGGCGAAGCCACCGTCTACTGGCAGGTGAATACCCAGACCCAGAACGACCTGTTGCTCATGGAGTCGGTGGCGCTGCCGCTGAGTTTTCTGGTGCTCGTCTGGGTGTTCGGCGGTGTGTTCGCGGCCGCGCTGCCGGTGGCCGTCGGCGGATTTGCGATCCTCGGTTCCCTGGCGTCGCTGCGCGCGATCTCGCTGTTCACCAACGTGTCGATCTTCGCGCTGAACCTGACCGTCGCGATGGGCATGGCACTGGCCATCGACTACACGTTGCTGATCCTCAGCAGGTTCCGGGACGAATTGGCGGAGCGACAGACTCGTGACGCGGCGCTGATTCGCGCGATGACCACGGCGGGCCGAACGGTGGTGTTCTCGGCGATGACGGTCGCGCTGTCGATGGCGACCCTGGTGCTGTTCCCCCAGTACTTCCTGAAATCGTTCGGCTACGCGGGGGTTGCCGTGGTCGCGTTTGCGGCGGCGGCGGCGATCGTCGTGACGCCGGCAGCGATCGTGCTGCTGGATGGCCGCCTCGATTCGTTGGACGTGCGCCCGTTGCTGCGCCGGATCCTCTGGGGGGTGCCGCGGCAACCGGCATCGTTTCAGCAATGGTCGTGGTACCGATGGACGAAATCCGTGATGCGGCACGCGGTGCCGATCGGTATCGCCATCACCGCACTGCTGCTGCTACTCGGCTCACCATTTCACCGGGCGCGGTGGGGCTTTGCCGACGACAGGATCCTGCCCGCCTCGGCTTCGGCCCGCCAGGTCGGCGACCAGCTACGCAACGACTTTGCGGGCAGCGGGATTCCCGATATCAGCGTCGTGCTTCCGGAGGCGACTGGTGTGAGTCCGGCCGACCTGGATGCTTACGCCGCCGCGCTGTCGCGGGTGCCAGACGTGTCCTCGGTGACATCGCCGGGCGGCACGTTCGTCCATGGCATACTGGCCGGGTCGCCCGCAGCGCCCAGCGGAATCAAGGACCGCAGTGCCTTCGTGACGGTCGGCAGTACCGCGCCGCTGTACTCGGCCGCCTCGGCGGTTCAGCTTGACCGGCTGCACGCGGTTCCGACGCCGGCGGGCAGGCTGGTGCAGCTGGGCGGTGTGGCACAAAGCAATCGCGACAGCGTGCACGCCATAGCGACCCGGCTGCCGATGGTTCTCACGTTCATCGTGTTGATCACCGTGGTACTGGTGTTCCTGCTGACCGGTAGCGCGGTGTTGCCCGTCAAGGCGGTGCTGATGAACATGCTGTCGTTGACCGCGGCGTTCGGGGCGCTGGTGTGGGTGTTTCAGGAGGGGCACCTTGGCGGACTGGGTACGACGGCGACCGGCACGATCGGGGTGCAGCTTCCGGTGCTGTTGTTCTGCATCGCTTTTGGCCTTTCGATGGATTACGAGGTGTTCCTGATCTCGCGGATCCGGGAGTATTGGCTGGCGTCGGACCACGGCCCCGGCGCTAACGATGAGAGCGTCGCGCTCGGCGTGGCTCACACCGGGCGGGTGATCACGGCTGCGGCGCTGATCATGGTGATCGCCTTCGCGGCATTGATGGCGGCGCAGGTGTCCTTCATGCGGTTGTTCGGGTTCGGACTGACCGCGGCGGTGCTCGTCGACGCCACGCTGGTGCGGATGCTGTTGGTACCGGCATTCATGCAGGTGCTCGGCCGGCTCAATTGGTGGGCGCCCGAACCGTTGGCCCGCGTGCATGCCCGGTTCGGGCTCAGCGAGCGCGCCGGCCACCAGCCTGGCGCCGAAAAACCCACCGGCACAGTGCATTAG
- a CDS encoding ABC transporter ATP-binding protein: MPTANRPVADNRSMLSLLRAHWLSMAASVLVLVVSTALIFLQPLLAGRLVDRAAAGSPVLGLAGALVIMLAGQLLLEALAHFQLDRTGEKIVLGLRAVFTNHVVRLPIGLLDRGRSGDLLARGTSDAGLLRDMPRAIGDIVFGTLTLLGASIFMLSIDAVTVGVVTAVMAVAFTAGNPFLSRIQRASLNRQVALGDYTAGLDRTLTAARTVKLFGAEDREADSINGGARAAYGSGVRIASSTAINVLLIRLGVTGAFLAIMIIDGRRVADGGLSVGQFVSMFAFAMYAVFPITAGFTALANLRTAAGAYQHLMEILRDIPEGGPSPIGVSDRVETPFVAGTAQSAPPLVEFDHVSFSYGPHLVLDDVSFTLDRDQISALIGPSGAGKSTILALLCRFHDPSTGTVRWQGHDVRSVPLTDLRSRLGLLEQDAPVLHGTVRDNLLIADPDAGDADLWRVLEQANIAGEISCLPGQLDAPVLERGRGLSGGQRQRLALARALLSRSQLILMDEPTAHLDRANEYDVMTNLLRARDQRSVLVVAHRLSTVTNADQILVLQNGRIQATGTHSELLRMPVYRDLIEHELVSR; encoded by the coding sequence GCCGACAACCGCAGTATGCTCAGCCTGCTTCGCGCCCATTGGCTTTCGATGGCGGCCAGCGTGCTCGTCCTGGTAGTCTCCACCGCGCTCATCTTTCTGCAGCCGCTGCTGGCCGGCCGGCTCGTCGACCGCGCAGCGGCCGGCTCACCGGTCCTCGGCTTGGCCGGCGCGCTGGTGATCATGCTTGCCGGACAGCTGCTGCTCGAGGCGTTGGCGCATTTTCAGCTGGACCGGACCGGCGAGAAGATCGTGTTGGGGTTGCGTGCCGTGTTCACCAATCATGTTGTGCGCCTGCCCATCGGACTACTGGACCGGGGTCGTAGCGGAGACCTGCTGGCCCGCGGAACAAGTGACGCGGGTCTGTTGCGTGACATGCCACGAGCCATCGGCGACATCGTATTCGGGACGCTGACCTTGCTCGGCGCGAGTATCTTCATGCTCTCCATTGATGCGGTCACCGTCGGTGTCGTGACAGCTGTGATGGCGGTGGCATTCACCGCCGGCAACCCCTTCCTGTCCCGGATCCAACGCGCCTCATTGAATCGTCAAGTCGCGCTGGGTGATTACACTGCCGGATTGGACCGGACCCTGACCGCCGCGCGGACCGTAAAGCTGTTCGGGGCCGAAGATCGCGAAGCCGACTCCATCAACGGCGGCGCACGCGCCGCCTATGGGTCTGGCGTCCGCATCGCGTCATCCACCGCCATCAACGTTCTGCTTATCCGGTTGGGCGTCACCGGCGCATTTCTGGCGATCATGATCATTGACGGGCGCCGTGTCGCCGACGGCGGCTTATCTGTCGGCCAATTCGTCAGCATGTTCGCCTTCGCCATGTACGCCGTTTTCCCGATCACCGCCGGCTTTACCGCGCTCGCTAATCTGCGTACCGCGGCAGGCGCCTATCAACACCTGATGGAGATCCTGCGGGACATACCCGAAGGTGGCCCGTCACCGATCGGCGTTTCGGACCGTGTGGAGACACCCTTCGTTGCCGGCACTGCGCAGAGCGCCCCGCCGCTGGTCGAATTCGATCACGTGTCGTTCTCCTACGGCCCGCATCTCGTGCTCGACGACGTCTCCTTCACACTCGACCGAGATCAGATCAGCGCGCTGATCGGTCCGTCGGGCGCCGGAAAGTCGACCATTCTGGCTCTGTTGTGCCGCTTCCACGACCCGAGCACCGGGACGGTGCGGTGGCAAGGCCACGACGTCCGCAGCGTTCCGCTCACGGATCTTCGCAGCCGACTCGGACTTCTGGAACAAGACGCACCAGTCCTGCACGGCACCGTCCGCGACAACCTGCTCATCGCCGATCCCGATGCCGGTGACGCCGACTTGTGGCGCGTCCTCGAGCAAGCCAACATTGCCGGCGAAATCTCCTGTCTCCCTGGCCAACTCGATGCTCCCGTACTCGAACGCGGCCGCGGCCTGTCCGGCGGGCAACGCCAGCGGCTGGCTCTGGCTCGGGCATTGCTGTCGCGATCACAGCTCATCCTCATGGACGAACCAACTGCCCACCTCGACCGCGCCAACGAGTACGACGTCATGACCAACCTGCTGCGAGCGCGCGACCAGCGCAGCGTCCTCGTAGTTGCCCACAGGCTCTCCACCGTCACCAACGCCGACCAAATCCTGGTTCTTCAGAACGGTCGGATTCAAGCCACCGGTACCCACAGCGAACTGTTACGCATGCCGGTTTACCGCGACCTCATCGAGCACGAACTGGTCTCCCGCTAG
- a CDS encoding short-chain fatty acyl-CoA regulator family protein, whose product MSPVAKTFAGARLRRLREEQGLTQMALARALDLSTSYVNQLENDQRPITVPVLLALTERFGLPTRYFAPDTDARLVSDLREVLAEGPATAAQIEELVARMPAVGQTLVNLHRRLHDATAELEALHSRATADVPAVPAQPMPFEEVRDFFYDRKNYIGELDTAAEDLFTRNRLRIGGLDVQLAQLLTDKLGVRVVIDDGEALPRNGKRVFHAESKTLYLARWLHPGQRAFQLATQVALLTQADEIAGIIAGDDQLSDDARGVARIGLANYFAGALLLPYVLFLDAAQSVRYDIDQLARRFEVGFETICHRLSTLQRPGVRGIPFIFVRTDSAGNISKRQSATAFHFSRVGGNCPLWVVHHAFARPGQFLTQVAQMPDRRSYFWIARTTTAEPSRYLGPAKSFAIGLGCDVSHAEKLVYSVGIDLADPEATVPIGAGCKICDRPACSQRAFPYLGRPVHIDPDSSTDLPYPPAAIP is encoded by the coding sequence ATCTCACCCGTGGCGAAGACGTTCGCCGGTGCGCGGCTACGCCGGTTACGCGAGGAGCAGGGGCTGACCCAAATGGCGCTGGCGCGCGCATTGGACTTGTCGACCAGTTACGTCAACCAGCTCGAAAACGACCAGCGGCCGATCACGGTACCGGTGTTGCTCGCGCTCACCGAACGTTTCGGCTTGCCGACGCGCTATTTCGCTCCGGACACCGATGCGCGCCTGGTCTCGGACCTACGAGAGGTCCTTGCCGAGGGGCCCGCCACGGCGGCGCAAATCGAGGAGCTGGTGGCACGCATGCCGGCGGTGGGCCAGACGCTGGTCAACCTGCATCGGCGGCTCCACGACGCCACCGCCGAACTCGAAGCACTGCACAGTCGCGCCACTGCCGACGTACCGGCGGTGCCCGCCCAGCCGATGCCGTTCGAAGAGGTTCGGGATTTCTTCTACGACCGCAAGAACTACATCGGGGAACTCGACACCGCGGCCGAGGACCTGTTCACCCGCAACCGGCTGCGGATCGGCGGACTCGACGTGCAGCTGGCACAGCTGCTTACCGACAAACTCGGCGTCAGGGTCGTCATCGACGACGGCGAGGCGTTACCTCGCAACGGCAAGCGGGTGTTTCACGCCGAGTCGAAGACGTTGTACCTGGCCCGGTGGCTGCATCCAGGCCAGCGAGCTTTTCAGCTGGCTACTCAGGTCGCACTACTCACCCAGGCCGACGAGATCGCCGGCATCATCGCCGGCGACGACCAGCTCAGCGACGACGCGCGCGGGGTGGCCCGCATCGGGCTGGCCAACTACTTCGCCGGCGCATTGCTGTTGCCCTACGTACTTTTCCTGGACGCCGCCCAGAGCGTGCGCTACGACATCGACCAGCTGGCGCGGCGGTTCGAGGTGGGATTCGAAACCATCTGTCACCGGCTGTCCACCCTGCAACGCCCGGGTGTGCGCGGAATCCCGTTCATCTTCGTCCGCACCGACAGCGCAGGAAACATCTCAAAACGCCAGTCCGCCACGGCATTTCACTTCTCTCGCGTCGGCGGCAACTGCCCGCTGTGGGTGGTGCACCATGCCTTTGCCCGGCCAGGCCAGTTTCTGACCCAGGTAGCCCAGATGCCCGACCGGCGCAGCTACTTCTGGATCGCCAGGACCACGACCGCAGAGCCCAGCCGCTACCTCGGTCCGGCAAAGAGCTTCGCGATAGGGCTCGGCTGCGACGTGAGCCACGCCGAAAAGCTGGTCTACTCCGTCGGAATCGACCTCGCCGACCCGGAGGCGACCGTGCCGATCGGTGCCGGATGCAAGATCTGCGATCGACCCGCCTGCTCGCAACGGGCCTTCCCCTACCTTGGCAGACCGGTACACATCGACCCGGATTCCAGCACCGACCTGCCTTACCCGCCGGCGGCCATTCCCTGA
- the prpD gene encoding 2-methylcitrate dehydratase PrpD: MRIHDVRTRRSADDFPRTEHLAWKIAEVAADPVAVPAETEAMVINRIIDNAAVAAAAVLRRPVAVARAQALAHPRSARGGKVFGVEGDYSPEWAAWANGVAVRELDFHDTFLAADYSHPGDNIPPLVAVAQHLGLGGADLIRGIATGYEIQMNLVRGICLHEHKIDHVAHLGPAVAAGLGTMLRLDTEISYAAIGQALHVTTSTRQSRKGAISSWKAFAPAWAGKAAIEAVDRAMRGEGSPAPIWEGEDGVIARLLSGPEHTYRVPLPEPGEPKRAILDSYTKEHSAEYQSQALIDLALRLRQRIADLDQVAAIVLHTSHHTHVVIGTGSNDPQKFDPDASRETLDHSAMYVFAVALQDGSWHHERSYAPERSHRPDTVALWHKIRTVEDPGWTRRYHAADPPDQAFGARAEVTLNSGEVIVDELAVADAHPLGAKPFARPQYVAKFTGLAGGVIDDAEQRRFLSAVHGLPELQPGRLGVLNPTANLDQAPAIPPGIF, translated from the coding sequence ATGCGTATCCACGATGTTCGGACCCGGCGTAGCGCCGACGACTTTCCGCGCACCGAACACCTGGCGTGGAAGATCGCCGAGGTTGCAGCCGACCCGGTGGCCGTGCCCGCCGAAACCGAGGCCATGGTGATCAACCGCATCATCGACAACGCTGCCGTGGCTGCGGCCGCGGTGCTTCGTCGTCCCGTCGCCGTCGCACGCGCGCAGGCGCTCGCCCATCCGCGCTCCGCCCGAGGTGGCAAGGTCTTCGGTGTCGAGGGCGACTATTCGCCGGAATGGGCGGCCTGGGCCAACGGGGTCGCGGTGCGCGAATTGGATTTCCACGACACGTTTCTGGCCGCCGACTACTCCCACCCCGGTGACAACATTCCGCCGTTGGTCGCCGTGGCACAGCACCTGGGCCTCGGCGGCGCGGACCTGATCCGCGGCATCGCGACCGGCTACGAGATCCAGATGAATCTGGTACGCGGAATCTGCCTGCACGAGCACAAGATTGACCACGTCGCGCACCTGGGGCCCGCGGTAGCCGCGGGCCTGGGTACCATGCTTCGTCTCGACACCGAGATCAGCTACGCCGCCATCGGTCAGGCGTTGCATGTGACCACCTCCACCCGCCAGTCGCGAAAGGGCGCGATCTCGAGCTGGAAGGCGTTCGCTCCGGCGTGGGCCGGTAAGGCCGCCATCGAGGCCGTCGACCGGGCCATGCGCGGGGAAGGCTCACCGGCACCGATCTGGGAAGGCGAGGACGGGGTGATCGCGCGGCTGCTTTCCGGACCCGAACACACCTATCGCGTGCCGCTACCCGAGCCCGGCGAGCCCAAGCGCGCCATCCTGGACAGCTACACCAAGGAGCATTCGGCGGAATACCAGAGCCAGGCCCTGATCGACCTCGCCCTCCGGTTGCGCCAGCGCATCGCAGATCTGGACCAGGTCGCCGCGATCGTGCTGCACACGAGTCACCACACGCACGTCGTGATCGGCACCGGTTCCAACGACCCGCAGAAGTTCGACCCGGACGCCTCGCGCGAAACATTGGACCACTCCGCAATGTATGTCTTCGCGGTCGCCTTGCAGGACGGCAGCTGGCATCACGAGCGGTCCTACGCCCCAGAACGGTCGCACCGGCCCGACACCGTCGCGCTCTGGCACAAGATCCGCACGGTCGAAGACCCCGGTTGGACCCGGCGCTACCACGCGGCCGATCCGCCGGACCAAGCGTTCGGCGCCCGCGCGGAGGTCACCCTCAACAGCGGTGAGGTGATCGTCGACGAGCTGGCCGTTGCCGATGCTCACCCGTTGGGCGCCAAGCCGTTTGCACGCCCGCAGTACGTGGCCAAGTTCACCGGGCTGGCCGGCGGCGTGATCGACGACGCCGAGCAGCGGCGGTTCCTGTCGGCGGTGCACGGCCTACCGGAGCTACAGCCGGGCCGTCTCGGCGTGCTCAACCCGACAGCGAATCTGGACCAGGCACCGGCGATCCCGCCCGGGATTTTCTGA